The following are encoded in a window of Psychrobacter sp. P11F6 genomic DNA:
- a CDS encoding PhzF family phenazine biosynthesis protein codes for MQLEINVVDAFTDTVFKGNSAAVVITDNWLTDDLMQSIAFENNLSETAFMVLDDKGIYHIRWFSPFTEIAFCGHATLASAFVLFNKNPHLDCIKFSAKAVGILTIVQTDDGKIQMDFPNTKPEKVDNIPDSLLAGLSIAPVAVYKNTQAYFVICNAESEVLTVARDNEQLKQLAPLDVVVTCQAMSADYKNYDFISRYFWPANGGDEDPVTGSAHTGLAPLWAECLGKNHLVAYQASRRGGVLDCVVAGDRVMISGNAVQYMTGFITV; via the coding sequence ATGCAACTAGAAATAAATGTCGTTGATGCTTTTACGGATACCGTTTTTAAAGGCAATTCAGCGGCAGTCGTTATCACTGATAACTGGCTCACTGATGATTTGATGCAGTCTATTGCTTTTGAAAACAACTTATCCGAGACAGCTTTTATGGTTCTTGATGATAAAGGCATTTATCATATCCGCTGGTTTTCTCCCTTTACTGAGATTGCATTTTGCGGACATGCAACGCTAGCGTCAGCCTTTGTGTTATTTAACAAAAACCCTCATTTAGACTGTATTAAATTTTCAGCCAAAGCGGTTGGTATATTGACCATTGTGCAAACAGACGATGGCAAGATACAAATGGATTTTCCTAATACTAAGCCTGAGAAAGTTGACAATATCCCTGATAGCTTGCTTGCAGGACTATCTATTGCACCCGTTGCAGTCTATAAAAATACTCAAGCCTATTTTGTGATTTGTAATGCTGAGTCCGAAGTATTAACAGTAGCGCGTGATAACGAGCAGCTAAAACAGCTTGCGCCTTTAGATGTGGTGGTGACTTGTCAGGCTATGTCTGCTGACTACAAAAACTATGATTTTATTTCACGTTATTTTTGGCCAGCCAATGGTGGCGATGAAGACCCAGTGACGGGTTCAGCTCATACAGGGCTTGCACCATTATGGGCTGAGTGTTTGGGTAAAAATCACTTGGTCGCTTATCAAGCATCACGTCGCGGCGGGGTTCTAGACTGTGTGGTCGCAGGTGACAGAGTAATGATTTCTGGTAATGCCGTACAGTATATGACAGGATTTATCACCGTTTAG
- the tsaE gene encoding tRNA (adenosine(37)-N6)-threonylcarbamoyltransferase complex ATPase subunit type 1 TsaE, producing the protein MPNSTTEDKNTKTLTLYTEADTQRLAAQLAALPLTGSVWLAGDLGAGKTTLTRYWLQALGHAGAVKSPTYTLVEPYSIEQKDGSIKPVYHADLYRLQDPEELSFIGFDEYLDEPNALVVIEWASRADSYLPPPTLFIDMTQATSTDKDNESRQVELRLSKAGQAQGLDLSSIKI; encoded by the coding sequence ATGCCTAATAGTACAACAGAGGACAAAAACACTAAGACGCTGACACTGTATACAGAAGCTGATACTCAACGTTTGGCTGCGCAATTGGCAGCTTTACCCTTGACAGGTAGTGTCTGGTTGGCAGGTGATTTAGGGGCAGGTAAAACGACTCTGACTCGCTATTGGTTGCAGGCGCTCGGGCATGCAGGTGCCGTCAAAAGCCCGACTTATACCTTGGTTGAGCCTTATAGCATCGAGCAAAAAGATGGCTCAATCAAGCCAGTTTACCACGCGGATTTGTATCGTCTGCAAGACCCAGAAGAGCTGTCTTTTATCGGTTTTGATGAGTATTTGGATGAGCCAAATGCGTTGGTTGTCATCGAATGGGCAAGCCGTGCGGACAGCTATTTACCGCCGCCCACCTTGTTTATTGATATGACGCAAGCTACTAGCACTGATAAGGATAATGAGTCTCGTCAAGTTGAGCTGCGGCTATCGAAGGCTGGGCAAGCGCAAGGCTTGGATTTATCCTCTATTAAGATTTAA
- the miaA gene encoding tRNA (adenosine(37)-N6)-dimethylallyltransferase MiaA, with the protein MQLSSDSSSYRLNANLADNSVVCLMAPTASGKTALAYELYDTGRYELISVDSALIYRDMNIGTAKPTAIELARYPHHLVDIIDPMQSYSVAEFVNDVAGLIDSCHENGKIPLLVGGTMMYYMALLDGLSPVPDSDDSVRARVEQWRQDKGISALYDYLGEIDPISHERLNATDTQRITRAVEVYLQTDIPISDWQRKPKQALANNPNQQWHALTVMPDRPWLHTRIEQRLDIMWNDGLVTEVIGLLERYPLTPNLPSMRCVGYRQVLEYLVHIDHPVSEQPHLDKAQFYSAFEVLQSSDQSSLSDGATEALACQQMQNKALYATRQLAKRQYTWLRKVMQLPSTSMDGAIAADTSSEQGYSIDRDMVVKAFTTMAQARDYLY; encoded by the coding sequence ATGCAACTTTCATCTGACAGCTCATCTTATCGCCTAAACGCCAATTTAGCAGATAATAGCGTGGTGTGTTTGATGGCGCCGACAGCAAGTGGCAAGACTGCACTGGCTTATGAGTTATATGATACAGGGCGTTATGAGCTAATTTCAGTAGATTCAGCGCTGATTTATCGTGATATGAATATCGGTACGGCAAAACCAACCGCTATTGAGTTGGCGCGTTATCCACATCATTTGGTTGATATTATCGATCCTATGCAGAGCTATAGCGTCGCCGAATTTGTGAATGACGTTGCCGGTTTGATTGATAGCTGTCACGAGAATGGTAAAATACCGTTGCTGGTTGGCGGTACTATGATGTATTACATGGCACTGCTAGACGGGCTATCTCCAGTACCTGACAGTGATGATAGTGTTCGCGCACGTGTGGAGCAGTGGCGGCAAGATAAAGGCATTAGTGCGCTTTACGACTATTTGGGTGAGATAGATCCGATCAGCCATGAGCGCCTTAATGCGACTGATACTCAGCGCATCACCCGAGCAGTTGAAGTTTATCTGCAAACTGATATCCCTATAAGTGACTGGCAGCGAAAGCCCAAGCAGGCATTGGCAAATAATCCCAATCAGCAATGGCACGCATTGACAGTCATGCCTGATCGTCCATGGTTGCATACACGTATCGAGCAACGTTTAGATATCATGTGGAATGACGGGTTGGTGACTGAGGTCATTGGTCTGCTGGAGCGCTATCCTTTAACACCAAATCTACCATCTATGCGCTGCGTTGGTTATCGACAAGTACTAGAATACCTAGTACACATCGATCACCCAGTATCTGAACAGCCGCATCTAGATAAAGCGCAATTTTACAGTGCTTTTGAAGTACTCCAGTCTTCAGATCAATCAAGCTTATCTGATGGTGCGACCGAGGCACTTGCTTGTCAGCAAATGCAAAATAAGGCATTATATGCGACAAGACAATTGGCAAAACGTCAGTACACATGGTTACGTAAAGTCATGCAATTGCCTAGTACTTCCATGGATGGGGCGATAGCAGCCGATACCTCTAGCGAGCAAGGCTATTCTATAGACCGCGATATGGTGGTAAAAGCATTCACTACCATGGCGCAGGCAAGAGACTATTTATATTAA
- the hfq gene encoding RNA chaperone Hfq → MSKGQTLQDPFLNSLRKDRIPVSIFLVNGIKLQGQIESFDQYVVLLKNTVSQMVYKHAISTVVPARNPRSTTTGTSTQPQSAAPAGYQGGGFERGSNPASTGGFEERGFASNRSGFNRGGFSQGQDRGFERGSFGQSQERGFERGGFGQDRGFENPAENTGFEEKPNDGSNDNNG, encoded by the coding sequence ATGTCAAAAGGACAAACTTTACAAGATCCGTTTTTGAACTCGCTGCGCAAAGATCGCATTCCTGTCTCTATTTTTTTGGTCAATGGTATCAAGCTGCAAGGTCAGATTGAATCATTTGATCAGTACGTGGTATTGCTCAAAAACACTGTCAGTCAAATGGTATACAAACACGCTATCTCAACCGTCGTGCCGGCACGTAATCCACGTAGTACGACGACAGGTACGAGCACCCAACCGCAAAGCGCTGCTCCAGCAGGTTATCAAGGCGGTGGCTTTGAACGCGGTAGTAATCCTGCTAGCACAGGTGGTTTTGAAGAACGCGGTTTTGCGTCTAATCGCAGTGGTTTTAATCGTGGCGGCTTTAGCCAAGGCCAAGATCGTGGTTTTGAGCGTGGTAGCTTTGGTCAGAGTCAGGAGCGTGGCTTTGAGCGTGGCGGTTTTGGTCAAGACCGTGGTTTTGAAAACCCAGCAGAAAATACGGGTTTTGAGGAAAAGCCAAATGATGGATCTAATGATAACAATGGTTAG
- a CDS encoding DHCW motif cupin fold protein: protein MEMKNIPFAITDWTTVEAVENKGETGTGYWKTCEFNNINVHMVEYSAGYLADHWCDKGHILFCVEGELNTELKDGRNFTLTAGMTYQVADNTIAHRSSTKIGAKLFIVD, encoded by the coding sequence ATGGAAATGAAAAATATACCTTTTGCTATTACCGATTGGACGACAGTGGAAGCGGTAGAAAACAAAGGTGAAACGGGCACGGGGTATTGGAAGACTTGCGAATTCAACAATATCAATGTACATATGGTTGAGTACTCCGCAGGCTACCTTGCCGATCACTGGTGCGATAAAGGACATATTTTATTCTGTGTTGAGGGCGAGCTGAACACCGAACTAAAAGATGGTCGTAATTTTACCTTAACAGCGGGTATGACTTATCAAGTGGCGGACAATACGATTGCACATCGTTCGTCAACGAAGATAGGCGCTAAGCTATTTATTGTTGATTGA
- the mutL gene encoding DNA mismatch repair endonuclease MutL, giving the protein MPDNHSYTRIKKLSPLLINQLAAGEVVTRPAAVVKELLENAIDAGATNIEIHITQGGMGMIEVVDNGVGIHPDDMVMAITRHATSKVADVANLHGITTLGFRGEALAATAAVSRLTLTSSYDDSGIGRQLQVAGVLDDAPKLMPVVHHRGTTITVKDLYFNVPARRGNLKSIATEFGHTETIVREVALARADVALTLFHDNKKRLSLSSSVMSLSTMSSTTRLSNSKSLSAVSTNANGNNNVNPLPLARLEQATGLSLTKKALEIAIDLTSLMQPSREYVNNGFSDQASVNGWLWPITDSQDTLPKLIYVNGRLVKEALISNQLRQLAQTAQLVGIGYALYFDLPTQWLNINVHPSKQRIKISPLNNIMAHVSHAIRAKLKTVVTSETISSANTNAIQILGNSQIVDSNLSIDNAFATVMPNTSTTIHSSKSHQVKAPKQPYQLSENRYSPQTLNIPSISEKISQNTTDIANDVATHSTSLPYCLDVVTHLNEALTESVGTTYIENKALPWLLFYHQSQCVLIGAENWQSKMCSLFESSLLSNRAGKKDQWLHSANDINQQLAAVSMQMSKQDLMVFLADIDALLTQHAIKAIDGNQLARLMLLSAPESR; this is encoded by the coding sequence ATGCCAGACAATCATTCTTATACTCGCATCAAAAAACTATCGCCGCTGCTCATCAATCAATTGGCAGCGGGTGAGGTAGTGACACGCCCAGCAGCTGTAGTAAAAGAGCTGCTAGAAAACGCCATTGATGCTGGTGCGACCAATATTGAGATACATATTACTCAAGGCGGCATGGGTATGATTGAAGTGGTCGACAATGGCGTGGGTATTCATCCCGATGATATGGTCATGGCAATTACCCGTCATGCGACTAGCAAAGTCGCGGATGTCGCTAACTTACACGGTATTACGACGTTGGGTTTTCGCGGGGAGGCGTTGGCGGCGACGGCGGCAGTATCTCGGCTGACTTTAACCAGTAGCTATGATGACAGTGGCATCGGTCGCCAGTTGCAAGTCGCGGGTGTGTTAGATGATGCGCCAAAGCTCATGCCAGTTGTGCATCATCGTGGTACCACCATTACGGTTAAAGATTTATATTTTAACGTACCAGCACGCCGTGGCAATTTGAAATCTATTGCGACGGAGTTCGGTCATACCGAAACGATTGTGCGCGAAGTGGCTTTGGCGCGAGCAGATGTGGCACTGACGCTCTTTCATGATAATAAAAAACGCTTGTCACTTTCTTCAAGTGTGATGTCTTTAAGTACAATGTCTTCAACTACAAGGCTTTCAAATTCAAAGTCTTTAAGTGCTGTTTCTACAAATGCTAATGGCAATAATAATGTCAATCCTTTGCCATTGGCACGTCTTGAGCAAGCGACTGGGTTGTCGTTAACCAAAAAGGCGTTAGAAATAGCGATAGACCTCACCAGTTTAATGCAACCATCCAGAGAATATGTTAATAATGGCTTTAGCGATCAAGCAAGCGTTAATGGTTGGTTATGGCCTATCACTGATTCGCAGGATACCTTACCAAAGTTAATCTATGTGAATGGCAGACTGGTAAAAGAAGCATTGATAAGCAATCAGCTACGCCAACTTGCCCAAACTGCTCAGTTGGTGGGTATTGGCTATGCGCTTTATTTTGACTTGCCCACTCAGTGGCTCAATATCAATGTGCATCCATCTAAACAGCGTATTAAAATAAGTCCGCTTAATAATATTATGGCGCATGTAAGCCATGCGATTCGGGCAAAACTTAAGACGGTAGTGACTTCAGAGACGATCAGTTCTGCTAATACTAATGCTATTCAAATACTAGGTAATAGTCAGATAGTAGATAGCAATCTGTCTATCGATAATGCATTCGCTACTGTAATGCCAAACACATCAACGACTATTCATTCAAGCAAAAGCCATCAGGTAAAAGCGCCCAAACAACCCTATCAGCTGTCAGAAAATAGGTATTCGCCTCAAACCTTAAACATACCAAGTATTTCTGAGAAAATAAGTCAAAACACCACAGATATCGCTAACGATGTCGCAACACATTCGACATCTTTGCCTTATTGCCTAGATGTTGTTACTCATTTAAATGAGGCATTAACCGAATCTGTTGGCACGACATATATTGAGAATAAAGCACTGCCTTGGTTATTGTTTTATCATCAAAGCCAATGTGTATTGATCGGTGCAGAGAATTGGCAATCAAAGATGTGCTCGTTATTTGAGTCAAGTTTACTTAGCAATAGGGCAGGTAAAAAAGATCAATGGTTGCACAGTGCAAATGACATTAATCAGCAACTTGCCGCCGTGAGTATGCAAATGTCAAAGCAAGACTTGATGGTGTTCTTGGCGGATATCGACGCGTTACTGACTCAGCATGCGATTAAAGCGATAGATGGTAATCAATTAGCAAGATTGATGCTATTATCTGCGCCTGAGTCAAGATAG
- a CDS encoding KpsF/GutQ family sugar-phosphate isomerase, with the protein MSNTQINLTHEQFISKAIEAINTEISALALLTEQIDDRFAQACDIILACKGRVVVTGMGKSGLIGRKIAATFASTGTPAFFMHPGEAGHGDLGMLVKGDVLLAISNSGESDEIKMLLPVVKHLNIPLISISRDKRGMLPRAANIVLTLGKSQEACPLNLAPTSSTTATLALGDALAVALVHARNFTSEDFALSHPAGALGRQLLTRVEDLMHTKSEDLPLIHQQAPLQEALFTMSAGRLGMTVVTDDNDKVVGVFTDGDLRRGLEKGIDLQTPMGEVMVSNPRRISKTMRASDALSVMNENGISQLLIIDDQDRLEAIITVHDLLQAGVK; encoded by the coding sequence ATGAGTAATACCCAAATCAATCTAACCCATGAGCAGTTTATTAGTAAGGCTATCGAAGCGATTAACACTGAGATATCGGCATTGGCTTTACTAACAGAGCAGATAGACGATAGGTTTGCACAAGCATGCGATATTATTTTGGCTTGTAAGGGTCGCGTCGTGGTCACTGGTATGGGTAAGTCAGGATTGATTGGGCGTAAAATAGCGGCGACGTTTGCCTCTACTGGCACGCCAGCCTTTTTTATGCATCCTGGTGAAGCTGGGCATGGCGATTTAGGCATGTTGGTAAAAGGTGATGTACTGCTTGCTATCTCTAACTCTGGTGAGTCCGATGAGATTAAGATGCTGCTGCCAGTGGTCAAACACCTAAATATTCCACTGATTAGTATTAGCCGTGATAAGCGCGGTATGTTGCCTCGTGCCGCGAATATTGTATTGACGCTCGGTAAATCGCAAGAGGCTTGTCCACTTAATCTTGCTCCTACTTCCAGTACCACGGCGACCTTAGCGCTTGGCGATGCATTAGCCGTTGCCTTAGTCCATGCGCGCAACTTTACCTCAGAGGATTTCGCATTATCGCATCCAGCAGGCGCATTAGGTCGTCAGCTGCTAACGCGAGTTGAAGATTTAATGCATACTAAGTCGGAAGATTTGCCGCTCATTCATCAGCAAGCACCACTGCAAGAAGCGCTTTTTACTATGTCTGCTGGGCGCTTAGGAATGACGGTGGTGACCGATGATAATGATAAGGTGGTTGGGGTATTCACAGATGGTGACCTACGCCGTGGTCTAGAAAAAGGCATCGATTTGCAAACGCCGATGGGTGAAGTAATGGTTAGTAATCCACGGCGCATTAGCAAGACCATGCGCGCATCAGACGCGCTCAGTGTGATGAATGAAAATGGTATTAGCCAGTTGCTAATTATTGACGACCAAGATCGTTTAGAAGCAATTATTACGGTACATGATTTGCTACAAGCCGGTGTAAAATAA
- the htpX gene encoding protease HtpX — MMRIGLFLLTNLAVIVVFSIVFGILSRFFGIGGVHGAGGLNYTSLAIMCGVYGMVGSMVSLFISKWMAKRSTGTVVIETPSNATEKWLVDTVARQARAVNIGMPEVGIFNNSQPNAFATGWNKNKALVAVSSGLLQSMTPDEVEAVLAHEIGHVANGDMVTLALIQGVVNAFVMFFARIIGSFVDRTVFKNTSDSPGIGYFITSIVMDILLGFLASAIVMWFSRLREFRADQMGAKLASREKMISALDALRPSEQRPDHMPESMKAFAISSGQSTGFSIANLFRSHPTLDDRIAALRNYNPSEG; from the coding sequence ATGATGCGTATCGGATTGTTCTTATTAACCAACTTAGCGGTGATTGTGGTATTTAGCATCGTGTTTGGTATTTTATCCAGATTTTTTGGAATTGGTGGCGTACATGGTGCAGGCGGGCTAAATTACACTAGCCTTGCCATTATGTGCGGCGTATACGGCATGGTTGGTTCGATGGTATCACTATTTATCTCGAAATGGATGGCCAAAAGATCAACGGGGACGGTGGTTATTGAAACGCCAAGCAATGCCACTGAAAAATGGCTGGTAGATACGGTGGCTAGACAAGCGCGAGCGGTAAATATTGGCATGCCAGAAGTAGGAATTTTTAATAATTCTCAGCCAAACGCGTTTGCCACAGGCTGGAATAAAAACAAAGCGTTAGTCGCTGTTTCATCTGGCTTACTGCAAAGCATGACACCCGATGAAGTAGAAGCGGTATTGGCGCATGAAATTGGTCACGTGGCAAACGGTGATATGGTCACGCTGGCGCTCATCCAAGGGGTGGTAAACGCCTTTGTGATGTTCTTTGCTCGTATTATTGGTAGCTTCGTCGATCGGACGGTGTTTAAAAACACCAGTGATAGCCCAGGTATTGGTTACTTTATCACGAGTATTGTGATGGATATTTTACTTGGATTTTTGGCGTCTGCCATCGTAATGTGGTTCTCGCGTCTACGCGAATTCCGTGCGGATCAGATGGGTGCAAAGCTCGCCAGCCGCGAAAAAATGATTAGTGCGCTTGATGCTTTACGTCCTTCTGAGCAGCGTCCAGATCACATGCCTGAGAGCATGAAAGCGTTTGCTATTTCATCAGGACAATCTACAGGCTTTAGTATCGCGAACCTCTTTCGCTCACATCCGACGCTTGATGACCGTATTGCGGCTTTGAGAAATTATAACCCTAGTGAGGGGTGA
- a CDS encoding 6-pyruvoyl trahydropterin synthase family protein: MRIRKLFKFENAHIVRNCSSERCKHSIHGHSYQIELILEAKRLDHGQMVYDFGLLKSSIKDIIDSFDHAICFWNKDDPEYVAACKKFSARWISLPVSPSAEQFSRVIFFWAQEILKQTQMQNGESDVSVYSVIAHETATGYAQCFADDVANEQMGKLHLEAFEFSDQVSAEWHDPELYAKLIRAESFINPTVTMQVQTQVQAGKPDA; the protein is encoded by the coding sequence ATGCGTATCCGTAAACTTTTTAAATTTGAAAATGCACATATTGTGCGTAATTGTAGCTCTGAGCGCTGCAAACACTCTATCCATGGTCATAGTTATCAGATTGAACTGATTCTTGAGGCTAAGCGCTTGGATCACGGACAAATGGTCTATGATTTTGGCTTATTAAAATCGTCTATCAAGGACATTATCGATAGCTTTGATCATGCGATTTGTTTTTGGAATAAAGACGACCCTGAGTATGTCGCTGCCTGTAAAAAATTCAGTGCGCGCTGGATAAGCTTGCCAGTATCGCCATCGGCAGAGCAGTTTTCACGCGTGATATTCTTTTGGGCGCAAGAAATTTTAAAACAAACCCAAATGCAAAACGGTGAATCTGATGTCAGCGTTTACTCGGTGATTGCACACGAAACCGCTACCGGTTACGCGCAGTGCTTTGCTGATGATGTGGCGAATGAGCAAATGGGTAAGCTTCATCTAGAAGCGTTTGAGTTTAGCGATCAAGTCAGTGCCGAGTGGCACGACCCTGAGCTATATGCCAAATTGATCCGCGCTGAAAGCTTTATCAACCCAACGGTGACGATGCAGGTACAGACGCAAGTGCAGGCAGGTAAGCCCGATGCCTAA
- a CDS encoding methyltransferase family protein, translating into MNALALKVPPVAQVIVTAAAMYGVSKMVPALTFSLNGSTALAVGLGVMGLSLGIMGVTQFRIAQTTPNPQALEQVSSLVTSGIYQYSRNPMYVGLVLILLGWAFYLSHFLAFVLLPIFILYITRFQIQPEERMMAQKFGKTYQDYLNKVRRWI; encoded by the coding sequence ATGAACGCTCTAGCACTTAAAGTCCCTCCAGTCGCCCAAGTGATTGTTACCGCCGCTGCTATGTATGGTGTCTCTAAAATGGTTCCTGCTTTGACGTTCTCACTCAACGGCTCAACTGCACTGGCAGTGGGTTTGGGTGTGATGGGTCTGAGCTTAGGTATCATGGGTGTGACTCAATTTAGAATCGCTCAGACCACGCCCAATCCGCAAGCGTTAGAGCAGGTCTCTAGTTTAGTGACCAGTGGTATATATCAGTATAGCCGCAATCCGATGTATGTGGGTTTGGTGCTTATATTATTAGGCTGGGCGTTCTATCTTTCTCACTTTCTGGCGTTTGTACTATTGCCCATTTTTATACTTTATATAACGCGCTTTCAAATCCAGCCAGAAGAGCGGATGATGGCACAGAAATTTGGCAAAACTTATCAGGATTATCTAAATAAAGTGCGGCGCTGGATTTGA
- a CDS encoding YnfA family protein yields MTELKTVGLFALTALAEIAGCYLPYLWLREGKSIWLLVPGVLSLVAFVWLLSLHPAAAGRVYAAYGGVYISMAILWLWTVNGIRPTTWDIVGSAVALLGMAIIMFAPRGA; encoded by the coding sequence TTGACTGAATTAAAAACCGTTGGACTGTTTGCGCTGACCGCATTAGCAGAGATTGCGGGCTGCTATTTGCCTTATCTATGGTTGCGAGAAGGTAAGTCTATTTGGCTGCTTGTCCCTGGCGTACTAAGTTTGGTCGCTTTCGTTTGGCTGTTGTCTTTACATCCTGCCGCAGCTGGTAGAGTCTACGCGGCTTATGGCGGCGTGTATATTTCGATGGCTATTTTATGGTTGTGGACGGTGAATGGTATCAGGCCGACCACGTGGGATATAGTAGGTTCTGCGGTTGCGTTATTAGGCATGGCAATTATTATGTTTGCGCCGCGCGGTGCTTAG